The following proteins are encoded in a genomic region of Zea mays cultivar B73 chromosome 9, Zm-B73-REFERENCE-NAM-5.0, whole genome shotgun sequence:
- the LOC109942268 gene encoding WRKY DNA-binding transcription factor 70, with protein MASFGSDDHVPAAMAVNDLVEARDGVARLRILLLQLDEQRAAWAQLEIDAVLAKLSSAISALDTSEVGRSRAAGPDGARPQRQQSGRSGGNKRKQGSSRSRSQRPSDKKITATLEDGHEWRKYGQKEIQDSPYPRSYYRCTHKADQGCNAKRQVQRCETDASTYVVTYYGEHTCRDLSSIPLIHQAAAARAEEPDDDRANNLISFGSNSNNAASNGASSSQQQYQLAMGRSAADHHQQLSTSWCTSDDVFSSSAGSFMQVADDQLIGAVVVGSAGVASSAPDRAAGTLLGGGVASGGGGAAAAGSFPPSPNSLDFVVGSLGSIGGGEDDEDMFRLDP; from the exons ATGGCGTCGTTTGGCAGCGACGACCACGTGCCGGCGGCCATGGCGGTGAACGATCTGGTCGAGGCGCGCGACGGCGTGGCGAGGCTCAGGATCTTGCTGCTGCAGCTGGACGAGCAGCGCGCGGCGTGGGCGCAGCTGGAGATCGACGCCGTGCTGGCCAAGCTGTCCAGCGCGATATCGGCGTTGGATACAAGCGAAGTAGGCCGGAGCCGGGCCGCCGGACCGGACGGTGCGAGGCCACAGCGACAGCAGTCGGGGAGGTCGGGCGGGAACAAGAGGAAACAAGGTTCCAGCAGAAg CAGATCACAGCGCCCCTCTGACAAGAAGATCACTGCTACGCTGGAAGACGGGCACGAGTGGCGGAAGTATGGGCAGAAAGAGATCCAAGACTCACCCTATCCAAG GAGCTACTACAGGTGCACGCACAAGGCAGACCAGGGCTGCAACGCCAAGAGGCAGGTCCAGCGCTGCGAGACGGACGCGTCCACGTACGTCGTCACCTACTACGGCGAGCACACGTGCCGGGACCTCTCGTCGATCCCGCTCATCCACCAGGCCGCCGCCGCCCGCGCGGAGGAGCCCGACGACGACCGTGCCAACAACCTCATCAGCTTCGGCTCCAACTCCAACAACGCGGCCAGCAACGGCGCCTCTTCCTCGCAGCAGCAGTACCAGCTGGCGATGGGCAGGAGCGCCGCCGACCACCACCAGCAGCTGTCCACGTCGTGGTGCACCAGCGACGACGTGTTCAGCTCGTCGGCCGGCTCGTTCATGCAGGTGGCGGACGACCAGCTGATCGGCGCCGTCGTCGTGGGCTCGGCCGGGGTGGCGTCGTCGGCGCCGGACCGTGCAGCAGGCACACTTCTTGGTGGTGGCGTGGCAAGCGGCGGCGGAGGCGCAGCCGCCGCCGGCAGTTTCCCGCCTTCTCCCAACAGCCTCGACTTCGTGGTCGGATCGCTCGGGAGCATAGGCGGCGGTGAGGACGACGAGGACATGTTTAGACTGGATCCATAG